From a region of the Bacteroidota bacterium genome:
- a CDS encoding DUF2116 family Zn-ribbon domain-containing protein: MAKECLECGEPIKGRIDKKFCSDLCRNAYNNKQNSDTTNYMRSVNTILRKNRRILLEKVEQGKGKANVHKEKLHEKGFSFKHITHTYKTKKGDTYYFCYEYGYLPLEKDYFFLVKWDAEKKTNEPIG, from the coding sequence ATGGCAAAAGAATGTTTGGAGTGCGGAGAGCCGATTAAAGGCCGGATAGACAAAAAATTCTGTTCTGATTTGTGCCGGAATGCATACAACAACAAACAGAACAGCGATACCACCAACTACATGCGCTCGGTGAATACTATTTTGCGGAAGAACCGAAGAATACTTTTAGAAAAAGTGGAACAGGGAAAAGGAAAGGCCAATGTGCATAAAGAAAAGCTGCACGAAAAAGGATTCAGCTTTAAACATATTACACACACATACAAAACCAAAAAAGGCGATACCTATTATTTCTGCTATGAGTACGGATATCTCCCTCTGGAAAAAGATTATTTCTTTCTGGTGAAGTGGGATGCGGAAAAAAAGACAAATGAGCCTATTGGCTGA